The following are encoded together in the Arcobacter sp. F2176 genome:
- the ychF gene encoding redox-regulated ATPase YchF — translation MGLGVGIVGLPNVGKSTTFNALTKAQNAEAQNYPFCTIEPNKAIVPVPDKRLDALAKIVIPDKIQYSTIDFVDIAGLVRGASKGEGLGNQFLSNIREVEMILHMVRCFEDGNITHVEGDVNPLRDIEIIETELIYADISQLEKKIDRLKKQAKTSKEAASSFIIAEELFKHLEELNPVKTFEKLEDDVFIALDKELRFLSNKDVIYGANVDEDSLADGGNKFVEILKEHAASVNADVIMLCAKIEEELVGLEDEEAQEFLTDLGVEESGLEQIIHKAFDKLGLQSYFTAGKIEVRAWTIKKNTKAPQAAAVIHNDFEKGFIKAEVIAYEDFVSLGGEAKCKEAGKLKLEGKDYIVQDGDVMHFRFNV, via the coding sequence ATGGGATTAGGTGTAGGAATAGTAGGACTTCCAAATGTAGGTAAATCGACAACTTTTAATGCTTTGACAAAAGCACAAAATGCAGAGGCACAAAATTATCCATTTTGTACTATTGAGCCAAATAAAGCAATTGTTCCAGTACCTGATAAAAGACTTGATGCGTTAGCAAAAATTGTTATTCCTGATAAAATTCAATACTCAACAATTGATTTTGTAGATATTGCAGGACTTGTACGAGGTGCTTCAAAGGGTGAAGGGTTAGGGAATCAATTTTTATCTAATATTAGAGAAGTTGAAATGATCTTACATATGGTTAGATGTTTTGAAGATGGAAATATCACTCATGTGGAAGGTGATGTAAATCCTTTAAGAGATATTGAGATAATCGAAACTGAACTTATTTATGCAGATATTTCACAGTTAGAGAAAAAAATAGATAGACTTAAAAAACAAGCAAAAACTTCAAAAGAAGCGGCTTCTTCTTTTATAATTGCAGAAGAGTTATTTAAACATTTAGAAGAGTTAAACCCAGTAAAAACTTTTGAGAAACTTGAAGATGATGTTTTTATTGCTTTAGATAAAGAACTTAGATTTTTGTCAAATAAAGATGTGATTTATGGGGCAAATGTTGATGAAGATTCATTAGCAGATGGTGGAAATAAATTTGTTGAGATATTAAAAGAACATGCGGCTTCTGTTAATGCTGATGTAATTATGCTTTGTGCAAAAATAGAAGAAGAACTAGTTGGTTTAGAAGATGAAGAGGCACAAGAATTTTTAACAGATTTAGGTGTAGAAGAATCAGGATTAGAGCAAATTATTCATAAAGCATTTGATAAACTTGGACTTCAATCATATTTTACAGCTGGTAAAATAGAAGTTAGAGCTTGGACTATTAAGAAAAATACAAAAGCACCACAAGCAGCAGCTGTGATTCATAATGACTTTGAAAAAGGTTTTATAAAAGCAGAAGTTATTGCCTATGAAGATTTTGTATCTTTAGGTGGAGAAGCTAAGTGTAAAGAAGCAGGAAAATTAAAACTTGAAGGTAAAGATTATATTGTGCAAGATGGTGATGTTATGCATTTTAGGTTTAATGTCTAA
- a CDS encoding helix-turn-helix domain-containing protein: MNFVELGKELALLRKSRGISQKTISSDLNISRATISNFENGTSSDIGLKKVLQLTDYLGQELVIKEKSLFPVFEDIVNG; this comes from the coding sequence ATGAATTTTGTTGAACTTGGCAAAGAGTTGGCACTTTTAAGAAAAAGTAGAGGTATTTCTCAGAAAACTATCTCTAGTGATTTAAATATTTCAAGAGCAACTATCAGCAATTTTGAAAATGGAACCAGTAGTGACATTGGCCTTAAAAAAGTTTTGCAATTGACTGACTATCTAGGACAAGAGTTAGTTATAAAAGAAAAATCACTATTCCCTGTATTTGAGGATATTGTAAATGGATAA
- a CDS encoding type II toxin-antitoxin system HipA family toxin gives MDKLNVKVNSNSSGNLIKEDNEFIFSYDCEEKNNFISLLMPVRSKPFIHNKLHPIFEMHLPEGYLLSIIKKHFSKLTKTDDFGLLKVMSNSIKGRLSYESNFIKADDSLSLDDLLHTKKDNLFDELVTKFALNSALSGVQPKVLAVIENKATLKVDDYIVKSWGADYKELALNEYYCMEIVRRSNIEVPEFYISDDEKLFIMKRFDKVDDKYIGFEDMCVLMGKQRDDKYEGSHEQIVKTIKTFVSPQHKKSSLIQFFKMTYLNFLLKNGDAHLKNFGLIYTGIDDIKLAPAYDVVSTTVYIKNDIPALLLLGSKKWWDNKYIERFGIQTCDLTKKEINEAISECDNAIKIVKNQLSIRLETESNEDKKELLKKLIDCFI, from the coding sequence ATGGATAAATTAAATGTAAAAGTAAATTCAAATTCTAGTGGTAACTTAATAAAAGAAGATAATGAATTTATATTCTCATATGATTGTGAAGAAAAAAACAATTTTATCTCTTTACTTATGCCTGTAAGAAGTAAGCCATTTATCCATAATAAACTTCACCCTATTTTTGAAATGCATTTGCCAGAAGGCTACCTATTATCAATTATTAAAAAACATTTCTCAAAACTCACAAAAACCGATGATTTTGGCTTACTAAAAGTTATGTCAAACTCAATAAAAGGTAGGCTTTCTTATGAATCAAATTTTATTAAAGCTGACGATAGTTTAAGTCTTGATGATTTATTACATACAAAAAAAGATAACCTTTTTGATGAATTAGTAACAAAATTTGCACTAAACTCAGCACTAAGTGGAGTTCAGCCAAAAGTTTTAGCCGTAATTGAAAATAAAGCAACTTTAAAAGTTGATGATTACATTGTCAAATCTTGGGGTGCAGATTATAAAGAACTTGCTTTAAATGAGTACTACTGCATGGAAATAGTTAGAAGATCAAACATTGAAGTTCCAGAGTTTTATATATCTGATGATGAAAAGCTTTTTATAATGAAACGATTTGATAAAGTTGATGATAAATATATTGGCTTTGAAGACATGTGCGTTTTAATGGGTAAACAAAGAGATGATAAATATGAAGGATCTCATGAACAAATAGTAAAAACAATTAAAACTTTTGTTTCACCGCAGCACAAAAAATCTTCACTTATTCAATTTTTTAAAATGACTTATTTAAATTTTTTGTTAAAAAATGGTGATGCTCATCTCAAAAACTTTGGGCTTATTTACACAGGAATAGATGACATAAAATTAGCACCAGCATATGATGTAGTATCAACTACAGTATATATTAAAAATGATATTCCAGCATTATTACTTCTTGGCAGTAAAAAATGGTGGGACAACAAGTATATAGAAAGATTCGGTATACAAACATGTGATCTAACAAAAAAAGAAATTAATGAAGCAATAAGTGAATGTGACAATGCAATAAAAATTGTAAAAAATCAACTGTCAATTAGATTAGAAACTGAATCAAATGAAGATAAAAAAGAGCTATTAAAAAAACTAATAGATTGTTTTATATAA